A DNA window from Microtus ochrogaster isolate Prairie Vole_2 unplaced genomic scaffold, MicOch1.0 UNK31, whole genome shotgun sequence contains the following coding sequences:
- the Cbx1 gene encoding chromobox protein homolog 1, producing the protein MGKKQNKKKVEEVLEEEEEEYVVEKVLDRRVVKGKVEYLLKWKGFSDEDNTWEPEENLDCPDLIAEFLQSQKTAHETDKSEGGKRKADSDSEDKGEESKPKKKKEESEKPRGFARGLEPERIIGATDSSGELMFLMKWKNSDEADLVPAKEANVKCPQVVISFYEERLTWHSYPSEDDDKKDDKN; encoded by the exons AtgggaaaaaaacagaacaagaagaaagtggaggaggtactagaagaagaggaagaagaatatgTAGTGGAAAAAGTTCTCGATCGACGAGTTGTCAAGGGCAAAGTGGAGTATCTTCTAAAGTGGAAGGGTTTCTCAGA TGAGGACAACAcatgggagccagaagagaaCCTGGATTGCCCTGACCTTATTGCTGAGTTTCTACAGTCACAGAAAACAGCTCATGAGACAGACAAATCAGAGGGAGGCAAGCGCAAAGCTGATTCTGATTCTGAAGATAAGGGGGaagaaagcaaaccaaagaagaagaaagaagag TCAGAAAAGCCACGAGGCTTTGCCCGGGGTTTGGAGCCTGAGCGGATTATTGGAGCTACTGACTCCAGTGGAGAACTCATGTTCCTGATGAAATG GAAAAACTCTGATGAGGCTGACCTGGTCCCTGCCAAGGAAGCCAATGTCAAGTGCCCACAGGTTGTCATATCCTTCTATGAGGAAAGGCTCACGTGGCATTCCTACCCCTCAGAGGATGATGACAAAAAAGACGACAAGAATTAG